From Luteococcus japonicus, one genomic window encodes:
- a CDS encoding ABC transporter permease, giving the protein MTREILVKVTDKSFIIGTLTTLLLVLASIGASAYFSGKAQHYDVAVVDSQSEQVAGGLDAVAKKSSDKDSVAVKKVADVSAAERLLRDGDADALLQRTGKGWELTWKSSPDSGLEHLVQQTVSGQVMAVTAQKAGTSVEELTAASTVGTKLLEGDTKRASAGTAMGLVFAVLFLMSAMTYGMQIAQSVIEEKQSRIVEILVAAIPVRQLLAGKVVGNTILALAQMALLVGTGLVGASFIPRFRDFLPAMGAAVGWYLLLFVASFLALACIWAAAGAMGTRNEDLQQTSAPLIYLLMGAYMAGFMATGVWKVALSYVPIVSGILMPARIVEGTAHWWDGLAALVVNLVFAGITVVVGERIYRRALLQTQGRLSYRDAFKLKA; this is encoded by the coding sequence ATGACCCGGGAGATCCTGGTCAAGGTCACCGACAAGTCCTTCATCATCGGCACCCTCACCACCCTGCTGCTGGTGCTGGCCTCCATCGGCGCCAGCGCCTACTTCAGCGGCAAGGCCCAGCACTACGACGTGGCCGTCGTCGACAGCCAGTCCGAACAGGTCGCCGGCGGCCTGGACGCCGTCGCCAAGAAGTCCTCGGACAAGGACTCCGTCGCGGTGAAGAAGGTGGCCGACGTCTCCGCGGCTGAACGGCTGCTGCGCGACGGTGATGCCGACGCCCTGCTGCAGCGCACCGGCAAGGGCTGGGAGTTGACCTGGAAGAGCTCCCCGGACTCCGGTTTGGAGCACTTGGTGCAGCAGACCGTCAGCGGCCAGGTGATGGCGGTCACCGCGCAGAAGGCGGGAACCTCGGTGGAGGAGCTCACCGCGGCCAGCACCGTCGGTACCAAGCTGCTGGAGGGTGACACCAAGCGGGCCTCGGCCGGCACCGCCATGGGCCTGGTCTTCGCCGTGCTCTTCCTGATGTCGGCCATGACCTATGGCATGCAGATTGCCCAGTCCGTGATCGAGGAGAAGCAGTCCCGGATCGTGGAGATCCTCGTCGCCGCCATCCCCGTGCGGCAGCTGCTGGCCGGCAAGGTGGTGGGCAACACCATCCTGGCGCTGGCGCAGATGGCGCTGCTGGTGGGAACCGGTCTGGTGGGTGCCAGTTTCATCCCCCGCTTCCGGGACTTCCTGCCCGCCATGGGGGCGGCCGTCGGGTGGTACCTGCTGCTCTTCGTCGCCAGCTTCCTCGCCCTGGCCTGCATCTGGGCCGCGGCGGGTGCCATGGGTACCCGCAATGAGGACCTGCAGCAGACCAGTGCGCCGCTGATCTACCTGTTGATGGGTGCCTACATGGCCGGCTTCATGGCAACCGGCGTCTGGAAGGTGGCGCTGAGCTATGTGCCGATCGTCTCCGGGATCCTGATGCCGGCCCGGATCGTCGAGGGCACCGCCCACTGGTGGGATGGTCTGGCCGCCCTCGTGGTGAACCTGGTCTTCGCCGGCATCACCGTCGTGGTCGGCGAGCGGATCTACCGCCGGGCCCTGCTCCAGACCCAGGGCCGGTTGAGCTACCGGGACGCCTTCAAGCTGAAGGCCTGA
- a CDS encoding DUF3566 domain-containing protein translates to MSDPASAAKIGTQAAQAAKAGDDVTVVEAGGATEAGESAWSRARKKLAETGSTVGGKVTDLKDRTMTAAVAATASDADTETADVPGAASAGINRRTRKARLRLSRLDPWSVMKTMLLFSVAGGIIFFIATWVVWGVINTSGVFDSVNKSVTDLVASPGSETAFRLEDYVNTWRVLGFAALISVINVVLLTALATLFAFLYNLAATVMGGLEVTLAED, encoded by the coding sequence GTGAGTGATCCAGCCAGCGCCGCGAAGATCGGTACCCAGGCGGCCCAGGCCGCGAAGGCCGGCGACGACGTCACCGTCGTCGAGGCAGGCGGGGCGACCGAAGCGGGTGAGTCGGCGTGGAGCCGCGCCCGCAAGAAGCTTGCGGAGACCGGAAGCACCGTCGGCGGCAAGGTGACCGACCTGAAGGACCGCACCATGACGGCGGCAGTTGCGGCCACCGCCAGCGACGCGGACACTGAGACCGCCGATGTGCCAGGTGCCGCGAGCGCGGGAATCAACCGCAGGACCCGCAAGGCCCGGCTGCGCCTCTCGCGCCTGGACCCCTGGTCCGTGATGAAGACGATGCTGCTGTTCTCCGTGGCCGGCGGGATCATCTTCTTCATCGCGACGTGGGTGGTCTGGGGCGTGATCAATACCTCCGGCGTCTTCGACAGCGTCAACAAGTCCGTGACGGACCTGGTGGCCAGTCCCGGCAGTGAGACCGCCTTCCGGCTGGAGGACTACGTCAACACCTGGCGCGTCCTGGGCTTCGCCGCCCTGATCTCCGTGATCAATGTGGTGCTGCTCACCGCCCTGGCAACGCTTTTCGCCTTCCTCTACAACCTGGCTGCCACCGTGATGGGCGGCCTTGAGGTGACGCTGGCGGAGGACTGA
- the gyrA gene encoding DNA gyrase subunit A, translating to MAEDGKALAEGEISTVDEIAAPAQARTQPIDLNDEIQKSYLDYAMSVIVGRALPDVRDGLKPVHRRVLYAMYDGGYRPDRGWNKCSRVVGEVMGKYHPHGDSAIYDTMVRLAQPWVMRAPLINGQGNFGSPGNDPAAAMRYTECKMAPMAMEMVREIDQETVDFRPNYDNREMEPTVLPARFPNLLVNGSTGIAVGMATNIPTHNLREVTQAVQWALEHPEASDEELLEVSMGFIKGPDFPLGATIVGRDGIEQAYRTGRGSVTMRAVVDIEEDKNGRTMLVAKELPYMCNPDNLAQKIAELVNAGKINGIADMRDETSSRAGQRLVIILKRDAQPRVVLNNLYKHTQLQDTFGCNMLALVDEVPRTLRLDQFISYWVAHQIEVIRRRTEFQLKQAEKRAHLLRGVVKALDMLDEVIALIRASRTTDQAREGLMGLLDIDQEQASNILDMQLRRLAALEIEKIRAQLTELETLIADLKDILGNEMRQRKIIAEELQEITDKYGDERRTKIIAADGDFSDEDFIPDEDIVVTITHGGYAKRTKTEAYRVQKRGGRGVKGANLRTDDEVQHLFATTAHHWVLFFTNMGRAYRIKAWQLPEGGRDAKGGHVAGLLSFLPDEKIAQVLTLRSYEDADYLLLATKKGLVKKTALQQYDSPRQAGVIAINFRDEDDELIGAQLVSSEDDVLLVSRKGQAIRFGANDENLRPMGRATSGVTGMKFREDDQLLSMSIIDADMPEDDRFVFTVTSGGYAKRTAVSEYRQQGRGGLGIKAMKLADDRGDLVGGLVVSENDEVIAIKHSGQITRSAVADVPAKGRDTMGVKFVGVRGEDHVAVIALNPESHEEEAIEAAEGEAPQTDTVTTDESDAPQGETAATVDEQESAKTTEDNQEESGE from the coding sequence ATGGCCGAGGACGGCAAGGCGCTGGCCGAGGGCGAGATCAGCACCGTCGACGAGATCGCCGCCCCGGCCCAGGCCCGCACCCAGCCGATCGACCTGAACGACGAGATCCAGAAGTCCTACCTGGACTACGCGATGAGCGTCATCGTCGGCCGTGCTCTGCCCGACGTGCGCGACGGCCTCAAGCCGGTGCACCGTCGCGTGCTGTACGCCATGTACGACGGCGGCTACCGCCCCGACCGCGGTTGGAACAAGTGCTCCCGCGTGGTCGGCGAGGTCATGGGCAAGTACCACCCGCACGGCGACTCGGCCATCTACGACACCATGGTCCGTCTGGCCCAGCCGTGGGTGATGCGCGCGCCGCTGATCAATGGCCAGGGCAACTTCGGTTCCCCGGGCAATGACCCCGCTGCCGCCATGCGTTACACCGAGTGCAAGATGGCGCCGATGGCGATGGAGATGGTGCGCGAGATCGACCAGGAGACCGTCGACTTCCGTCCCAACTATGACAACCGCGAGATGGAGCCGACGGTCCTGCCGGCTCGTTTCCCGAACCTGCTGGTCAACGGCTCGACGGGCATCGCCGTCGGCATGGCGACCAACATTCCCACCCACAACCTGCGCGAGGTCACCCAGGCCGTGCAGTGGGCGCTGGAGCACCCCGAGGCCAGCGACGAGGAGCTGCTCGAGGTGTCGATGGGCTTCATCAAGGGCCCCGACTTCCCGTTGGGCGCCACCATCGTCGGCCGCGACGGGATTGAGCAGGCCTACCGCACCGGCCGTGGTTCGGTCACGATGCGCGCGGTGGTGGACATCGAGGAGGACAAGAACGGGCGCACCATGCTGGTGGCCAAGGAATTGCCCTACATGTGCAATCCCGACAACCTCGCGCAGAAGATCGCCGAGCTGGTCAATGCCGGCAAGATCAACGGCATCGCGGACATGCGCGACGAGACCTCCTCGCGTGCCGGCCAGCGCCTGGTGATCATCCTCAAGCGCGACGCCCAGCCCCGCGTCGTGCTGAACAACCTGTACAAGCACACCCAGCTGCAGGACACCTTCGGCTGCAACATGCTGGCCCTGGTCGACGAGGTGCCGCGCACGCTGCGGCTGGACCAGTTCATCAGCTACTGGGTGGCGCACCAGATCGAGGTGATCCGTCGCCGGACCGAGTTCCAGCTGAAGCAGGCCGAGAAGCGCGCCCACCTCCTGCGCGGCGTCGTCAAGGCCCTCGACATGCTCGACGAGGTCATCGCCCTGATCCGCGCCTCGCGCACCACCGACCAGGCTCGCGAGGGCCTGATGGGACTGCTCGACATCGACCAGGAGCAGGCCAGCAACATCCTCGACATGCAGCTGCGTCGCCTCGCGGCCCTCGAGATCGAGAAGATCCGGGCCCAGTTGACCGAGCTCGAGACGCTGATCGCAGACCTGAAGGACATCCTCGGCAACGAGATGCGCCAGCGCAAGATCATCGCCGAGGAGCTGCAGGAGATCACCGACAAGTACGGTGACGAGCGCCGCACGAAGATCATCGCCGCCGACGGTGACTTCTCGGACGAGGACTTCATCCCCGACGAGGACATCGTCGTCACCATCACGCATGGCGGCTACGCCAAGCGCACCAAGACCGAGGCCTACCGGGTGCAGAAGCGCGGTGGCCGCGGCGTCAAGGGTGCCAACCTGCGCACCGACGACGAGGTGCAGCACCTGTTCGCCACCACTGCCCACCACTGGGTGCTCTTCTTCACCAACATGGGCCGGGCCTACCGGATCAAGGCCTGGCAGCTGCCCGAGGGTGGCCGTGACGCCAAGGGTGGTCACGTCGCCGGGCTGCTCAGCTTCCTGCCCGACGAGAAGATTGCCCAGGTGCTGACGCTTCGCTCCTATGAGGACGCGGACTACCTGCTGCTCGCCACCAAGAAGGGCCTGGTGAAGAAGACGGCGCTGCAGCAGTACGACTCCCCGCGTCAGGCCGGCGTGATCGCGATCAACTTCCGCGACGAGGACGACGAGCTGATCGGTGCCCAGCTGGTCAGCAGCGAGGACGACGTGCTGCTGGTCTCCCGCAAGGGCCAGGCGATCCGTTTCGGCGCGAATGACGAGAACCTGCGCCCGATGGGCCGCGCCACCAGCGGCGTGACCGGCATGAAGTTCCGCGAGGACGACCAGTTGCTCAGCATGAGCATCATCGACGCCGACATGCCCGAGGACGACCGCTTCGTCTTCACCGTCACCTCCGGCGGCTATGCCAAGCGCACCGCCGTCAGCGAGTACCGCCAGCAGGGCCGCGGTGGCCTGGGCATCAAGGCGATGAAGCTCGCCGATGACCGTGGTGACCTCGTGGGTGGGCTCGTGGTGAGCGAGAACGACGAGGTGATTGCCATCAAGCACTCCGGCCAGATCACCCGTTCCGCCGTCGCCGATGTTCCCGCCAAGGGCCGCGACACGATGGGTGTGAAGTTCGTCGGTGTGCGTGGCGAGGACCACGTCGCGGTGATCGCGCTGAACCCGGAGAGCCACGAGGAGGAGGCCATCGAGGCCGCCGAGGGCGAGGCCCCGCAGACCGATACGGTGACCACCGACGAGTCGGATGCCCCTCAGGGTGAGACTGCCGCTACCGTTGACGAGCAGGAATCGGCGAAGACGACCGAGGACAACCAGGAGGAATCCGGTGAGTGA
- a CDS encoding alpha/beta fold hydrolase, giving the protein MTHRIAAGLLALALPGIALTTAPTRAAAAPAPAAAITWSPCADGQDECGTVSVPLDKDDLGGAQVRLALRRHRAEVPGQRLGVLFINPGGPGGSGQEIVQRAPLLLSQEVRDRFDLIGMDPRGTNESSPVGCYADPALREADLPALMTAAPLPGAEQPLVDATRRLARACATTPLAAAMSTSEVARDMDRVRDALGERQISYLGWSYGTYLGQTYASMYPNRLRAMVLDGVVDAEAWRGSPRTAHVPVTLRTGGPKATQTALSDILAACEQAGPDACGVATPRKLLAEVVTRLRREPLLVTDADGSFELTLGMLLQDLRMALHEPEGAAAVPAIIEGVHQMVFSPASTGGATPDLRKAPRVVRQAVTRKEQVPFVGQGLQGSAAPGNEFELAAAVMCSDSANPRSPQRWRQLAARQSGGLFGPYWLYQSLSCATQDWTAVDEDAWRGPFASTTHAPILVVGSTHDPATGLDAARAVAARSASARLLVSTNWGHTAYGLSTCASTAMDRALLDRSLPAPGTVCKGDFVPFS; this is encoded by the coding sequence ATGACCCACCGCATCGCCGCAGGGCTGTTGGCCCTGGCGCTCCCGGGCATCGCCCTCACCACGGCCCCCACCCGGGCCGCCGCCGCGCCTGCTCCGGCGGCCGCCATCACGTGGTCCCCCTGCGCCGACGGCCAGGACGAGTGCGGCACCGTGTCCGTGCCGCTGGACAAGGACGACCTGGGCGGCGCCCAGGTACGCCTGGCACTGCGCCGGCACCGCGCGGAGGTACCTGGACAACGTCTCGGAGTGCTGTTCATCAACCCAGGCGGCCCCGGCGGCTCGGGCCAGGAGATCGTCCAGCGCGCTCCCTTGCTGCTCTCCCAGGAGGTGCGCGACCGCTTCGACCTGATCGGTATGGACCCCCGGGGCACCAACGAGAGCAGCCCGGTGGGCTGCTATGCCGACCCGGCCTTGCGCGAGGCCGACCTGCCCGCTCTGATGACCGCCGCACCGCTGCCCGGAGCGGAGCAACCGCTGGTGGATGCCACCCGTCGCCTCGCCCGGGCCTGTGCGACCACCCCCTTGGCCGCCGCGATGTCCACCAGCGAGGTGGCCCGCGACATGGACCGGGTGCGCGACGCCCTGGGGGAGCGGCAGATCAGTTATCTCGGCTGGTCGTACGGCACCTACCTGGGCCAGACCTATGCGTCGATGTACCCCAACCGGCTGCGAGCGATGGTGCTGGACGGCGTCGTCGACGCGGAGGCCTGGCGCGGTTCGCCACGCACCGCGCACGTCCCGGTCACGTTGCGCACCGGCGGTCCGAAGGCCACCCAGACGGCGCTGTCCGACATCCTCGCCGCCTGCGAGCAGGCCGGCCCTGATGCCTGCGGGGTCGCCACGCCCCGGAAACTGCTTGCCGAGGTGGTGACCAGGCTGCGGCGTGAACCCCTCCTCGTCACCGACGCGGACGGCAGCTTCGAGCTCACCCTCGGCATGCTGCTGCAGGACCTGCGGATGGCGCTGCACGAGCCCGAGGGCGCGGCAGCCGTGCCGGCGATCATCGAGGGCGTCCACCAGATGGTCTTCTCACCGGCGAGCACTGGCGGCGCCACTCCCGACCTGCGCAAGGCTCCCAGGGTGGTGCGCCAGGCCGTGACCCGGAAGGAGCAGGTGCCCTTCGTTGGCCAAGGGTTGCAGGGGTCGGCCGCACCCGGCAACGAGTTCGAGCTCGCCGCCGCCGTGATGTGCAGCGATTCCGCCAACCCCCGGTCCCCGCAGCGCTGGCGCCAGCTGGCCGCGCGACAGTCGGGTGGCCTGTTCGGCCCCTACTGGCTCTACCAGTCGCTCAGTTGCGCCACACAGGACTGGACGGCAGTCGACGAGGACGCCTGGCGAGGTCCCTTCGCCTCCACCACTCATGCGCCGATCCTCGTGGTGGGCAGCACCCACGACCCGGCGACCGGTCTGGACGCTGCCCGTGCGGTGGCTGCCCGCAGCGCCTCCGCGCGTCTGCTGGTCTCGACCAACTGGGGCCACACCGCCTACGGACTGTCCACCTGTGCCAGCACGGCCATGGACCGGGCGCTGCTCGACCGCAGCCTGCCGGCACCGGGGACCGTGTGCAAGGGGGACTTCGTCCCCTTCTCCTGA
- a CDS encoding ABC transporter ATP-binding protein, with product MLDVQQLTRRYGDKIAVDDVSFTVGDGQMIGFVGGNGAGKTTTMRMMMGLLSADQGQVLWQGRSATAEDRAHFGYMPEERGLYPKQPILDQLVYLARLKGMSAPAARAEALELLERFGLAERVKDKLEKLSLGNQQRVQIAAAVMASPTCLVLDEPFSGLDPAAIDQMADLLRERASHGIPVLFSSHQLDLIDRLCDGLVILAKGRVVAKGSKDELESRGRVRHRLVASTDLGWVRDIAGVVTEDVDGRTALLEFVTPEAQRTVLTEALRRGEVLELARVRPTLSEIYREVAA from the coding sequence ATGCTGGACGTCCAGCAGCTCACCCGTCGCTATGGTGACAAGATCGCCGTCGACGACGTGTCATTCACCGTCGGCGACGGCCAGATGATCGGCTTCGTCGGCGGCAATGGCGCCGGCAAGACCACCACGATGCGCATGATGATGGGCCTGCTCTCCGCAGACCAGGGCCAGGTGCTGTGGCAGGGCCGCTCCGCCACCGCCGAAGACCGCGCCCACTTCGGCTACATGCCCGAGGAACGCGGTCTCTACCCCAAGCAGCCGATCCTGGACCAGCTGGTCTACCTCGCCCGGCTCAAGGGCATGAGCGCCCCCGCGGCCCGCGCCGAGGCCCTCGAACTGCTGGAGCGCTTCGGACTGGCCGAACGCGTCAAGGACAAGCTGGAGAAGCTCAGCCTCGGCAACCAGCAGCGCGTGCAGATCGCCGCCGCCGTGATGGCCAGCCCCACCTGTCTGGTGCTCGACGAACCCTTCAGCGGCCTGGACCCCGCCGCCATCGACCAGATGGCCGACCTGCTGCGGGAACGCGCCTCCCACGGCATCCCGGTGCTCTTCTCCAGCCATCAGCTGGACCTGATCGACCGGCTCTGCGACGGGCTGGTGATCCTCGCCAAGGGTCGCGTCGTCGCCAAGGGCAGCAAGGACGAGCTGGAGTCCCGCGGACGGGTGCGGCACCGCCTGGTGGCCAGCACCGACCTCGGGTGGGTACGCGACATTGCGGGCGTGGTCACCGAGGACGTCGACGGGAGGACTGCCCTGTTGGAGTTCGTCACCCCCGAGGCCCAGCGCACCGTGCTGACCGAAGCCCTGCGTCGCGGCGAGGTCCTGGAACTCGCCCGCGTCCGCCCCACCCTGTCCGAGATCTACCGGGAGGTTGCAGCATGA
- a CDS encoding VIT1/CCC1 transporter family protein — protein MTLDAESRAQSHAEGNVGDRLNWLRAAVLGANDGIVSVAGLLIGVAGASASAGALLTAGVAGISAGAMSMAVGEYVSVSAQSDSEKAMLALEWRELAQIPDQERDEMALMLEELGVRAETARRAAEEIHENDALSAHAQLELNIDPEATSNPFEAAWASCLAFTLGGLVPMLAVLLAPHAWVVPVVVASVVLALMLTGAVSATLGKAPVPRAVLRNVAGGLVAMAITFGLGRLFGATVG, from the coding sequence ATGACACTCGACGCCGAAAGCCGCGCCCAGTCCCATGCCGAAGGAAATGTGGGTGACCGCCTCAACTGGCTGCGCGCCGCCGTGCTGGGAGCCAATGACGGCATCGTGTCCGTCGCCGGCCTGCTGATCGGCGTCGCGGGGGCCAGTGCGTCCGCCGGTGCCCTCCTGACCGCCGGCGTCGCCGGTATCTCCGCGGGTGCCATGAGCATGGCCGTCGGGGAGTACGTCTCGGTGAGCGCCCAGAGCGACTCGGAAAAGGCGATGCTGGCCCTGGAATGGCGTGAGTTGGCACAGATCCCGGACCAGGAGCGCGACGAGATGGCCTTGATGCTGGAGGAGCTCGGGGTGCGCGCGGAGACGGCCCGACGTGCGGCCGAGGAGATCCATGAGAACGACGCCCTGAGCGCGCACGCCCAGCTGGAGCTGAACATCGATCCGGAGGCCACCAGCAATCCCTTCGAGGCCGCCTGGGCCTCCTGCCTGGCCTTCACGCTGGGTGGGCTGGTGCCGATGCTCGCCGTCCTGCTCGCTCCGCACGCCTGGGTGGTTCCCGTCGTGGTTGCCTCCGTCGTGCTGGCTCTCATGCTCACCGGTGCCGTCTCCGCCACACTCGGCAAGGCCCCCGTGCCACGTGCGGTGCTGCGCAACGTGGCCGGGGGCCTGGTGGCGATGGCGATCACCTTCGGGCTCGGCCGCCTGTTCGGAGCAACGGTGGGCTGA